The genomic stretch CGGAAAGATCTCGCGCCCCTGCGGCACGTAGCCGACGCCGCGCTTGGCCCGGTGGTAGGGCGCCAGCCCGTCGAGCTTTTCGCCCTGAAAGCTGATGGCGCCGCCCGATGTCGGATGCTGGCCGGTGACGGCGCGCAGCAACGAGGACTTGCCGACGCCGTTTCGACCCAGCACGCAGGTGATCTTTCCCATCTCGGCGGAAAGCGAAACATTCCGCAGCGCCTGCGCCGCGCCGTAATGGAGGTTGACGTTTTCAATGGTCAGCATCGGTAGAGCCCTTTCGACGGACGTCAGGGCGAACAGCCCTTTCTTGAGCGCGCGGAAAAGCGAGGCCTTTCAGCCTCAATCTCCCCCCCTGAGGGGGAGATGTCGCGAACGCGACAGAGGGGGGTAAAGGGCAGAAACCGCAGTCTCCGAATTCGCAGATAGGGTTCCCCCCCCTCTGCCCCTGTCGGGGCATCTCCCCCTCAAGGGGGGAGATTGATGGGGGCTGGCGCTCCTTCAACACGAATTCCATCATCCCCTCACCGCCCCAGATAATTCTCGATGACCTTCGGGTCGTTCGAGACGTAGTCGATCGAGCCCTCGGCGAGCACCGAGCCTTCTGCAAGGCAGGTGACCTTGACGCCGAGATCGCGGACGAAGCCCATGTCGTGTTCGACGACGACGACGGCGCGGGTCTTCGCGATCTCGCGCAACAGGCGGGCGGTCTCCACGGTTTCGGCATCGGTCATGCCGGCAACGGGCTCGTCGACAAGGAGAAGCTTCGGCTCCTGCGCCAGAAGCATGCCGATCTCCAGCCACTGCTTCTGACCGTGGGAGAGATTGGCCGCAAGCTCGTCGCGACGCGGCGTCAGGCGGATCGTCTCGAGGATTTCCTCAATGCGGGTCCGGTCCTCGCTGGTCAGGCGATAGAACAGCGTGGAAAACACGCCGCGCCTGCGGTTGAGCGCCAGTTCCAGATTGTCCCACACCGTATGGCTTTCGAATACGGTCGGCTTCTGGAACTTGCGACCGATGCCGAGCTGGGCGATATCGGCCTCATCCTTGCGGGTCAGGTCGATCGTGTCGGCGAAGAACACCTCACCCGTATCCGGCCGGGTCTTGCCGGTGATGATGTCCATCATCGTCGTCTTGCCCGCGCCGTTCGGGCCGATGACAGCCCGCAACTCGCCGGGTTCGATGAAGAAGGAAAGGCTGTTCAGCGCCTTGAAGCCGTCGAAGGACACCGAGACATTGTCGAGATAGAGCAGGCTTTTCGCGCGTTTTTCACTCGGGCTCATCGTGCGCCCTCCTCGCTCGGGGTTACGTCCATGCCGGCCTCGGCCTGTTCCGAGCGCGCGTTGGCATCATTGCCCTTCTTCGAGAAGCGGTCGGAAATCGTGCCGACAATTCCCTTGGGCAGGAACAGGGTGACGGCAACAAAGAGACCGCCGAGCGCGAACAGCCAGAAGGCGGGGAACAGCCCGGTGAAGATGGTCTTGCCGCCGTTGACGAGGATCGCGCCGATGATCGGCCCGATCAGCGTTGCCCGGCCGCCGACGGCGGTCCAGATGACGACCTCGATGGAATTGGCCGGCGCGAATTCGCCCGGATTGATGATGCCGACCTGCGGCACGTAGAGCGCGCCGGCAACGCCCGCCATCATGGCCGAGACAACGAAGGTGAAGAGCTTGTAGTTTTCCACGCGGTAGCCCAGAAACCGCACCCGGCTTTCGGCATCGCGCACGCCGACCAGAACCTTGCCGGACTTCGAACGGACGATTGCCGAGGTAATGAAGAGCCCGATGGCGAGGAAGATGGCGGAGGCTGCGAACAATGCCGCGCGCGTGCCGTCGGCCTGCACGGAGAAGCCGAGAATATCCTTGAAGTCCGTCAGGCCGTTATTGCCGCCGAAGCCCATGTCGTTGCGGAAGAAGGCAAGCAGCAGGGCATAGGTCATCGCCTGGGTGATGATCGACAGGTAGACGCCGTTGACGCGCGAGCGGAAGGCGAACCAGCCGAAGGCGAAGGCCAGCGCGCCGGGCACGAGCAGCACCATCAGCATGGCGAACCAGAACATGTCGAAGCCGTGCCAGAACCAGGGTAGCTCCTGATAGTTCAGGAAGACCATGAAGTCCGGCAGGGTCGGATCGCCATAAACGCCGCGCGGGCCGATCTGACGCATCAAATACATGCCCATGGCATAGCCGCCAAGCGCGAAGAAGGCGCCGTGGCCGAGCGAAAGAATGCCGCAAAAGCCCCAGACGAGATCGAGCGACAGCGCCAGCAGCGCGTAGCAGAGATATTTGCCGAAGAGCGACACGATATAGGTCGGCAGGTGAAACGGGCTTCCCGCCGGGATGAGAAGATTGAGGACCGGCACCAGCAGGGCGATGCCGAGCAGGATGGCGATCGCGATCGAGATCCTGCGGTCGAGCGAGCGGAGAACATAGGCCGTAATCATGATTCAACCGCCCTTCCCTTGAGTGCGAACAGACCGCGCGGCCGTTTCTGGATGAACAGGATGATGAAGACGAGCACCAGGATTTTGCCGAGAACGGCGCCGGCATAGGGCTCGAGGAACTTGTTCAGGATGCCGAGCGAGAAGGCGCCGACGAAGGTGCCCCAGAGATTGCCGACGCCGCCGAAGACCACGACCATAAAACTATCGATGATGTAGGACTGGCCGAGATTGGGCGAGACATTGTCGATCTGCGACAGCGCGACCCCGGCAAGCCCCGCAACGCCAGATCCCAGGGCAAATGTGAAGGCATCGACCCAGGGCGTGCGGATGCCCATGGAGGCGGCCATGCGCCGGTTCTGCGTCACCGCCCGCATCTGCAGGCCGAAGGCGGAGCGCTTCATCAGCATCAGAAGGCCGAGAAACACGGCCAGCGAAAAGACAACGATCCAGAGCCTGGACCAGGTGATGACCAGCCCGCCGAGATCGAAGGCGCCGGACATCCAGGACGGATTGCCGACCTCGCGGTTTGTCGGGCCGAAAATGCTGCGCACCGCCTGCTGCAGGATCAGCGAAACGCCCCAGGTGGCCAGCAGGGTTTCCAGAGGACGGCCATAAAGGAAGCGGATGACGCCGCGCTCAATCACGAGGCCGACGGCAGCGGTGATGAGGAAGGCAACCGGAAGGGCAATCGCCAGCGACCAGTCGAAAAGGCCGGGATAGGAGGTGCGGATCACCTGCTGCACCATAAAGGTGGAGTAGGCGCCAATCATCACCATTTCGCCATGGGCCATGTTGATGACGCCCATGACGCCGAAGGTGATGGCAAGGCCGATCGCCGCCAGAAGCAGAACGGAACCAAGGGAGAGGCCATACCAGACGTTCTGCGCCGCGTCCCAGAAGGCAAGGCGCTTTTCGATCTTCGCCTGGGCGGCATCGACCTCGTCCTGCAGTTCCGGATCGAGCGAACCGCGCGCCGAGAGAAGGATGGAGATCGCATCGCGCCCGCCGATCGCGGCGATGTCGTTGATCGCCTCGGCCTTGGCCTCGATCGGACGGGAGGAATTCAGGATGGAGATGGCGCGGGCCTGGCCGAGGGCTGCGGCAATCTCGCCGTCCTCTTCTGCCGCAAGCGCCTCTTCGATCAGCGCCAGATTGTCCTCGCTCGGCGCGTTCATCATGGCGCGGGCGGCTGAAAGCCGGATAGTACGATCAGGGCTCATCAGCGTCAGCCCGGCGATCGCGGCATCGATGGAGCGCCGAAGATTGTTGTTGACCTTGACCTTCTCGAGGTCGCGCTTGGAGCGTTCCCCGGCTTCCGCGCCGGTCAGCGGGTCGATCAGCACAAGATTGCGGCTCGATGACCCCTTCCTGGTGATGAAGACCGCGCCGTCATCCTCGCGGTAATAGAGATCGCCGTTGGAAAGAGCTCTCAGCGCGGGCAAAACGGCGATATCGCCCGTCGCCGCAAGCGCTTCGACCAGTTTCTCGGTCTGACCGAAATTCCGGGCTTCGGAGAACTGATCAATCAGCGACCCGGCGTCGTCGGCCGCCCGGGAGAGAGAGGGCGCACATGCCAGTACCAGTATTGCAAATAAGATAAAGGTTCTGAAATAGCGCGGTAGTAGAGAAATGGACATGTGCGCCCCCAACGTTGACAGTCCGCCTCGCAAAGGACTGTCCCCCTGTTCACCCGGCGCGAAACACGCGCCGGGAGCCGAGTTGCCGTTCTTATTCGGCAGCCATGCCGCCACACTGGCCGGTTTCGACGTTGAAGTTGCCGCACGACATCGGCGCGCGCCAGTCGGCGATCAGGTTCTTCGAATCCGGCAGGTAATCGGACCATGCGTCGCCGGCGACGAGACCGGGCGTTTCGTAAACGATGTCGAACTGGCCATCATCCTGGATCTCGCCGATCAGCACCGGCTTGGTGATGTGGTGGTTCGGCATCATCGCCGAATAGCCGCCCGAAAGATTCGGCACGGAAACGCCGATGAGCGCATCGATGACGGCATCCGGATCGGTGGTGCCCGCCTTCTCGACCGCCTCGACCCACATGTTGAAGCCGATATAGTGGGCTTCCATCGGGTCGTTGGTCACGCGGGAATCGTCGCCGGTGTAAGCGTGCCAGGCATCGATGAAGTCGTAATTCGCATCGGTGTCGACGGACTGGAAGTAGTTCCATGCGGCCAGATGACCGACAAGCGGAGCGGTATCGAGACCGGCGAGTTCTTCCTCACCCACGGAAAATGCCACAACCGGGATATCGGACGCGGAAATACCCTGGTTGGCGAGCTCCTTGTAGAAGGGCACATTGGCGTCGCCGTTGATGGTGGAGACCACGGCCGTCTTCTTGCCCTCCGAGCCGAAATTCTTGATGTCGGAGACGATCGTCTGCCAGTCGGAAAAGCCGAACGGCGTGTAGTTGATCATGATGTCTTCTTCGGCAACGCCATGATCCTTGAGATAGGCTTCGAGGATCTTGTTGGTCGTGCGCGGATAGACATAGTCGGTACCGGCTAGAACCCAGCGCTCGACGCCTTCATTCTCCATCAGGTAATCGACGGCGGGAATGGCCTGCTGGTTCGGCGCAGCACCGGTGTAGAACACGTTGCGCTGGCTTTCCTCGCCCTCATACTGGACGGGATAGAAGAGGATGCTGTTCAGTTCCTCGAAGACCGGCAGAACCGATTTGCGCGACACCGACGTCCAGCAGCCGAAGACCGCCGAAACGCCATCGCCTTCGATCAGTTCGCGCGCCTTTTCGGCAAAGAGCGGCCAGTCGGAGGCCGGGTCGACGACAACCGCCTCAAGCTGCTTTCCCAGAAGGCCGCCCTTTTCGTTCTGCTCTTCGATGAGCATCAGCATGGCGTCCTTCAGCGTCGTCTCCGAAATCGCCATCGTGCCGGAGAGCGAGTGCAGGATACCGACCTTGATCGTGTCTTCCTGCGCCAGCGCGCCGGTTGCGGTCGAAGCGGCGAGCGCCGCCAGAAGAGCCGCGCCGGTCATTGCCTTTTTGAAATTCATGTTTTTCCCCTCAACGGATTGTCGCCTTCAAAGGCGCTTGGAAATCGCGGCGTTCGTGAAAAACAACGCCTGCGCCAACTATCGTCGAGGGAGAGAGAACCCCACATACGTCATTTGACGTAGGCGGGGTGGAAGACTGCCCGCAAGGCTGCCTTATGGCCTGTTCCGAAGCGCCTCGGCCTCGGCATAGAACTTCTTTTCCCAGTCCTTGTGGTTGTCGAGACCTTCGCGGATGAAGGGCGTGAAGATCGCCATGTTCATCAAGAGCCAGTTGATGAAGCGGGCGGGAAAACGCGTGGGCTTGACGAAATCGACGAACAGGACGACGCGGGTCTTGTCCGTGTGGTTCCAGGCCTCGTGCTCATAGGCATCGTCGAAGATCAGCACCTTGCCCTCTTCCCAGTGGCAGATCTGGTCCTTGACCCGGATCGCGAGCTGATCGGGCTCGGCCTCCGGCACGATCATGCCCAGATGAAGACGCAGCACGCCGTTATAGGGGCCGCGATGGGCCGGCAGGTGCTTTCCCGGCTCGAAGATCGAGAACATCACCGTCGTCAGTCCGGGGATCTTCTGCATCGCCTCCCAGGTCTTCGGGCAGGCCTTGATGTTCTGTTCCGATTTCAGCCCGTAGCCGAGCAGGAAGAAGGTCTTCCAGTGATTGTCATCGGAAATCGTCTTCACGTCCGTGGAGATATCCTGAAAGCTCGGCAGTTCGCTCTGGCGCTCCAGCACCTTGTCGAGTTCGGCGCGGATGGCGGGGGCCGCCGCCTCGATCTCCTTCGACCAGGGAAAGGTGGCATTGTCGTAGACGGGCGGATTGCCGTAGATCGCATGTTTGAAATTGAGCTTTTCCGCCCAGTTGACGACGCCCATGAAAAACCGCGTCACAGCGCTCGGGCGCTCCATCGGCGCGATGCCGTCGGTTCCGAAGCTCTGGCCGTCCTTGCCTTTCGTTTCGGTATGCGTCATGAACCTCTCCTTTATGCGGCTCTGCAGCTTCAACTGACCGCGATCATCCTAACATTCCCCGAAAAAAGGAAAAAGTGCGGCGGATGACGCGAATCGGGCCGCGTTTTCGCTTGCCATCGTCAGCCATTGCCTGAACATTCGAAAAAGCCAAGTTTCTTTTCACCTGCAGGCGCCGCACACACGATCGATGACACCACGCCAACGCATCATTCCCGTCCGGCGCGAGTATAACCGCTGGGTCGCCAACCAGACGCTTGAGGACTATGCGTTGCGCTTCACCGCCAAGAGCGCGCGCCGGTTTTCCTCAAGCCGCATCTCGCAGACGGCGATCGGCGCGATCTCCTTTCTGGCGCTGGAAGCGATCGGCGGCACGATCACGCTGTCCTACGGCACGACCAACGCCTTCTTCGCGGCCATCGTCGCCTCCGCGGTCATGCTGCTTGCCGGCCTTCCGATCGCCAAATACGCGATCCGCCACGGCGTCGACATCGATCTTCTGACGCGCGGCGCCTCCTTCGGCTATATCGGCTCGACGGTGACCTCGCTGATCTATGCGAGCTTCACCTTCATCCTGTTTGCCATCGAAGCATCGATCATGTCGGGCGCGCTGGAGCTCGCCTTCGGCATTCCACTGTGGATCAGCTACATCATCTCGGCCGTGCTGGTGATCCCGCTCGTGACCTACGGCGTGCAGATGATCTCGCGCTTCCAGCTGATCACGCAGCCCTTCTGGATCATCCTCAACATCCTGCCCTTCATCTTCATCGCCTTCATGGACTTCGAAAAGTTCGAGCTGTGGCGGGCCTTTGGCGGCATACGGGCGGAAAGTGCCGCCCCCGGTTCGGCTGCCCCGTTCACGCTGGCCGGCTTTGCGGCGGCGGCCGGCGTCATCTTCGCGCTGATGCCGCAGATCGGCGAGCAGGTCGATTTCCTGCGCTTTCTGCCGGCGACGGGAAAACGCAAGTTCCGTCATCGCCTGGCAATCTTTCTCGCCGGTCCCGGCTGGGTGGTGGTGGGCGTGCCGAAACTGATGGCCGGCTCGTTTCTTGCCGTGCTCGTGCTTTCCACCGGCATGCCGGCAACGGCGGCGGCCGACCCGGCGCACATGTATCTGACCGCCTTCGGCTACATGATCCCGAACGAAACGGCGGCGCTGTTGCTGATGGCCGCCTTCGTCGTCGTCTCGCAACTGAAGATCAATGTCATGAACGCCTATGCGGGCTCGCTCGCCTGGTCGAACTTCTTCTCCCGCCTCACCCACAGCCATCCCGGCCGCGTCGTCTGGCTGGTGTTCAACGTGGCGATCGCGCTGCTTCTGATGCAGCTCGGCATCTACCGGCTTCTGGAAGCCTCGCTCAGCGTGTTCTCGATCGTCGCCATGGCCTGGCTGTCGACCATCTCCGCCGACCTCTTCATCAACAAGCCGCTCGGCCTCTCCCCGCCCGGGATCGAATTCAAGCGCGCGCATCTCTACGACATCAACCCCGTCGGCCTCGGCGCCATGGCGCTTTCCTGCCTCGTCGCACTGGTGGCCCATTTCGGGCTGTTCGGCGCGCTCGCCGTTTCCTTCGCCCCCTTCATCGCGCTCGTCGTCGCCCTCATCGCCTCGCCGCTGATCGCCTGGGGCACGGGCGGGCGCTATTACCTGGCGCGCAGGCAACGCCGGGGCTGGCGGACGAAGACGGCGATCACCTGCTCGATCTGCGAACATCCCTTCGAGCCGGAGGACATGGCCTGGTGTCCGGCCTATGCAGGACCGATCTGCTCGCTCTGCTGCTCGCTCGACAGCCGCTGCCATGACCTGTGCAAACCCAAGGCGCGGCTCAACACCCAGATCGCGACCGTCGCCGGCGCGCTGCTGCCCGCCCGGCTGGTCGAGCAGCTTTCCTCCCGGCTTGGCCGCTACGGCATCACGGCGGCGCTCTCGGTCACCTTCATCGGCGCGATCCTTTCGATGATCGCCTACCAGATGGCCCGCGCAGCGCCTGAGACGGCCTCTGTGGTCTATGACACGGCGCTGATCGTGTTCTTCGTCTTCGCCATGCTCGCCTGCATCATCGCCTGGTTTTACGTGCTCGCCCATGACAGCCGCATGGTGGCGGAGGAGGAATCCTCGCGCCAGACGACCCTGCTCTTGAAGGAAATCGCCGCCCACGAGAAAACCGATGCCGCGCTCCAGGCCGCGAAGGAGAGCGCCGAAGCCGCCAACCGCGCCAAGAGCCGCTATGTCGTCGGCCTCTCGCATGAATTGAGAACGCCGCTCAACGCCGTCTCCGGCTATGCACAGCTGCTGGAGCGCGACCCGACCATACCCGATGCGCGACAGCCCGCGATCAAGTCGATCCGCCGCTCGGCCGACTATCTCTCGGGCCTGATCGACGGGCTGCTGGATATCTCACGGATCGAATCCGGACGGCTTCAGGTGTTCTCCAACGAGATCAACCTCGCCGAATTTCTCGACCAGATCATCGACATGTTCGAGACCCAGGCCCGGGCCAAGGGGCTGATATTCGAGCACACACTCGACCGCCACCTGCCGGCCTATGTGCGCACCGACGAAAAGCGCCTGCGCCAGATCCTCGTCAACCTGCTCTCCAACGCGGTGAAGTTCACCGATGCCGGCAGCGTATCGCTTGTGGCGCGCTATCGCAGCCAGGTGGCGACCTTTATCGTCACCGACACGGGCAGCGGCATCGCCGCTAAGGACCTTTCGCGCATCTATGAGCCGTTCGAGCGCGGCGGCGGCAGGGAAAAGCCGGGGCTCGGCCTCGGCCTCACCATCACGCGGCTTCTGGTCAACACGCTCGGCGGCGAAATCGAGGTGGAAAGCCGGGAGGGCTCGGGCACACGCTTTACCGTACGCCTCATGCTCGCCTCCATCGACCGGCCGCAGCCGCCGCGCGTGGCCGGCGACACCGCCGTCGCCGCGGGCTATGACGGGCCGCGCCGCACAATCATGGTCGTTGACGACAATGCCGATCATCGTGCGATGATGCGCGACATCCTCCTGCCGCTAGGCTTCGACGTCATGCTCGCCGAAGACGGAGAGACGGTATTCGGCCTGCTCGAAGACACGACGCCGGATATCTTCCTGCTCGACATCCGAATGCCGGGGATGAATGGCTGGCAGCTTGCCACCCGGCTGCGCGATGCCGGTATGACGAAACCCATCGTGATGCTCTCGGCCAATATCGGCGACGACGCCATCATCGGCCATGGGGATGACAGCCATAACGACACGCTGTCGAAACCCCTCAATCTCAAGCGCCTGCGCGACGTTCTGGCGCTGCATCTCGGCCTCATCTGGCGGGAAACGCCGGACGAAAGCACGCGCGCCGCGCCCGAGATGCCTGAAGTCTTGCAAACGCCGCCGGATTCGCAGCTTGATGAATTGATCCGGCTCGCCGAGATCGGCTATCACCGTGGCGTCCGGGAAAAGCTGGCATCGCTTTCGGCGGAAGACGCATACCGATCTTTCGCGACCGAGGCCTCCGCCTTTGTCGCCCGTTTCGACCTGGACGGCCTCGTCGCCTATCTGAACAGGCTCAAGTCCGGCGTCGCCGGGAAGGATACCGCGCAAGATGGCTGAGAACGCCGCACAGGAAATCGTACTTCTGGTGGACGACAGTCCGGAGGCGCTGAGCTTCCTGACCGAGGCGCTGGAAGACAGCGGCTATTCCGTTCTGATCGCAACCTCAGGCGAAAGCGCGGTCAGCATCGTCGCGCGCATCACGCCCGATATCGTGCTGATGGACGCGGTGATGCCGAAGATGGATGGGTTCGAGGCCTGCCGGCGGCTGAAGTCCGGACCGGCAGCGCAAAGCCCCGTGATCTTTATGACCGGGCTTTCGGAAACCGAACACATCGTCCACGCGCTGGAATCCGGCGGCGTCGACTATCTGACCAAGCCAATCAATATCGATGAACTGAGGGCGCGCATCCGCGTGCATCTTGCCAATGCCCGCTCGGCCCAGAGCGCGCGGGTGGCGCTGGACGCGACCGGCCGGCACCTTCTGGCCGCCGGGCCCGACGGCGCGCCGCGCTGGATGACGCCGCAGGCCGGCAGGCTGATCGGCGAGGCGGCGGGCGGCGCGCCGGACATGAGCCTCATCGGGGACCGGATCTCTGCCTGGCTTGGCGAGGCCAATATCGGCGAAACGCCCGGCGGCCAGACGACGCTGCCGGTCACGCGAAACGGCGAGACGCTGTTCCAGCTTGTCTTTCTGGAGAAGACAGGCGCGGACGAATTCCTGTTCCGCGTTACCGCCGCCAATCCCGTGAGCGACGACGAAACGCTCAGGAAACATTTTCCCCTGACCGTGCGCGAATCCGAAGTGCTGCTGTGGATCGCCAAGGGCAAGACCAACCGCGACATCGCCGATATTCTCGGCCTTTCAACGCGAACGGTGAACAAGCACCTTGAAACCATCTATGTGAAACTCGGCGTCGAAAACCGCGCCTCCGCCGCGGTGAAGGCGGCCTATGTGCTGCATGATATGTGAGCGGGCCCTCTCGCTTGAGGGATCGGCGCTATTCTGTCTTTGCTTGGGGAGCGTGAACTGCATCCGCGCCAACTAATCTTCTCGCCCCGGAGGGGAGAGATGTCGCGAAAGCGACAGTGAGGGGGGAGCCTATCCCCGCGAAAGCCCTCACATTTGGAAATGCAGCGCCACCCTCACTGCCCCTTTCGGGGCATCTCTCCCGCCAGCGGGAGAGAGTATTGGGAGCAAGACCAACCTCCATCGACCTTTACTCAGGCGGGGGAAACGGGCGAACAGCGAGCAATACACTCACTCTGCATAGAAAAAGGCGCGCAGTTCCCACCGCGCGCCTTCCATGCAAATCGAAGCGTCGTTACTGCCCAAGTCCTTCAAACAGCGCCGTCGAGAGGTAGCGCTCGGCAAAGGACGGGATGATGATGACGATGGTCTTGCCTTCGTTTTCCGGACGCGAACCGACCTCGATTGCGGCCTTCAGCGCGGCGCCGGAAGAGATGCCGACCGGAAGGCCCTCGACGCGGGCGACTTCGCGGGCAAGCGCGAAGGCATCGTCGTTTTCGACCTTGACGATCTCGTCATAGACTGCGGTATCGAGCACGCCCGGCACGAAACCGGCGCCGATGCCCTGGATCTTGTGCGGGGCGGGCGATCCGCCGGAGAGCACCGGAGAGGCGGCCGGCTCGACGGCCACGACCTTCACCTCCGGCTTCTTCTGCTTCAGCACCTGGCCGACGCCGGTGATCGTGCCGCCCGTGCCGATGCCGGAGACGAAGATATCGACAGCGCCGTCGGTGTCGTTCCAGATTTCCTCCGCCGTCGTCTTGCGGTGAATGTCCGGATTGGCCGGGTTTTCGAACTGCTGCGGAATGACCGCGTTCTCGATCTCGGCGGCGAGTTCCTCAGCCTTGGCGACGGCGCCCTTCATGCCCTTCGGCGGCTCGGTCAGAACCAGTTCGGCGCCGAGCAGCGCCACCATCTTGCGGCGCTCGATCGACATCGATTCCGGCATGGTCAGGATCAGGCGGTAGCCCTTGGCGGCGGCCGCGAAGGCGAGCGCGATGCCGGTATTGCCCGAGGTCGGCTCGATCAGCACGGATTTGCCGGGCGTGATCTTGCCGGCCTTTTCCAGCGCGTCGATCATGGCAAAGCCAATACGATCCTTCACCGACGAAATGGGATTGAAGAATTCGAGCTTGGCCAGGAGATTGGCCTTCACGCCCTTTTCCTTCGCCAGCTTGTCGAGACGGACGATCGGCGTGTCACCGATCGTGTCGAGAATAGAGGAATAGACCTTCCCGCGTCCGGGTTTGCCGTTCTGTTCCATGGTGATTGCTCCCTGAATGAGTTACTCTCTAGGTAGGGTCCGGCCGGGGAAAATTCGAGGCACGAAACAGCGAACGGAACAGCTTTGGCGGAATGACATTCCAATCACCGGCAAGTTCGCGAAAACGCATTTCCCCTGCCGGCTCCGTGGCGCGAGCTCACCCGGCAAAGGCGACAAACAGCCAGAAACCGGCCCCGCCGACGGCCATCACTGCAAGCGTGACCAGCCCCAGAATCCGGCCATAGGCGCGCGTGCCGCTGCCAAGGGCAAGCACCACTTTGGT from Martelella sp. AD-3 encodes the following:
- a CDS encoding DNA-binding response regulator → MAENAAQEIVLLVDDSPEALSFLTEALEDSGYSVLIATSGESAVSIVARITPDIVLMDAVMPKMDGFEACRRLKSGPAAQSPVIFMTGLSETEHIVHALESGGVDYLTKPINIDELRARIRVHLANARSAQSARVALDATGRHLLAAGPDGAPRWMTPQAGRLIGEAAGGAPDMSLIGDRISAWLGEANIGETPGGQTTLPVTRNGETLFQLVFLEKTGADEFLFRVTAANPVSDDETLRKHFPLTVRESEVLLWIAKGKTNRDIADILGLSTRTVNKHLETIYVKLGVENRASAAVKAAYVLHDM
- the cysK gene encoding cysteine synthase A, with the translated sequence MEQNGKPGRGKVYSSILDTIGDTPIVRLDKLAKEKGVKANLLAKLEFFNPISSVKDRIGFAMIDALEKAGKITPGKSVLIEPTSGNTGIALAFAAAAKGYRLILTMPESMSIERRKMVALLGAELVLTEPPKGMKGAVAKAEELAAEIENAVIPQQFENPANPDIHRKTTAEEIWNDTDGAVDIFVSGIGTGGTITGVGQVLKQKKPEVKVVAVEPAASPVLSGGSPAPHKIQGIGAGFVPGVLDTAVYDEIVKVENDDAFALAREVARVEGLPVGISSGAALKAAIEVGSRPENEGKTIVIIIPSFAERYLSTALFEGLGQ